Genomic DNA from uncultured Methanospirillum sp.:
AGCGGGACGGTCATATAATCCAGAATAGAGTGACCAAGCTCTATCTCTGCTCCGTACAGAGTTTTCATGACACTGGCATGACCCTGGTTGAAACTGGTATACCGATAGGAGCGGTCCACCGAGAAGATCAATGCATTCGCACTGTTGATGACCCCCCGCAAGGTGGAGTACTGTTCGGTCAGCTTCTTTTCAGTGGTTTTTCTTCTCTCCAGTTCCTTTCTTATCGTCACAATCCAGAACGTGATGATCAGGAATACAATGAGAAAAAAGATGATAACAAGCCGATAAACCCCTTCTGCGATCTGCTCCTCGGTTTGGAACACCACTTCAGTTGGTTTCCAGGTATCGAGGACTTTTTTGTAGGTCCCATCAACCCTGATAGTCTGCAGGGCAGTATTAATCTCATTCAAAAGTTGCGTATTCCCTTTTTTAACAGCAAAGGAAGAATTTGAGGATGAGATCGGTTCACCTGATACTTTGATGTCTCTGATCTTGTTTTGAGCAAGAACATAGGATCCTACCCGGTAATCAACCACGACGGCGTCCAGAGAACCGTCGTGCAACCGATTGAATCCTTCCGTAAAATTGGGGATTGTTTCAAGGATTACTTCAGGTTCTTTCGCCAGAACCAGTATTGGAAGGCCTTTTGCTTCAACTCCCACCTTGAGTCCGCGAAGACTTTCAATCCCTGATATGCCGAGGGTTTGTGCATGTGTGAAGATGGAGAACTGTGATTCAAGCAGGGGATCGGAAAAATCATATATTTTCAGCCGCTCTTCAGTCGGATTTATCTGAATCAGGGCATCAGCGTCTCCTTGTGCAACACGTGACTGTGCCTCTGACCAGTTCATGGCCCTGACTTCAACCGGTTGGGAGAGATGAGGTGCCATTGCCCGGACTATGTCGACATCAACGCCCTTTGGTGTAGTTCCATCCAGAAACACCACCGGGGCAATATTCTCATTTCCAAGGAAAAGGAGAGGTGTCTCTTGAGAACTATTATCCAGGATCTGCACTGATTGAGCTGATGCTGCGACGATGATTGTGGCGGTGAGCAGAAGGGTGAAAAGCCAGATATCGATCCTCATATTGTGGTCCCTAGTGTAACCTGCGATATCTACCCTTCTCATTTTGCGAGGTATCATGCTCAAATCCGGGATGATGGCCCCGATGGCGGTATTCTCACTTGTTTCAGGCCGGGTTTCTCTCCTCGCCCGAGGTACTTATCAGACAGAATACGGGTCTACAGCCTACATATCTTCATTCTTTGGTTCAATATAAAAAACTATGGAGGGCTGATTCGGGAAGATCCGGGACTTAATACGTACCAGATTTTCTTATTTCCCGATTATATTTAAGCGAAAATATAATAATCCTGAGGTTATAAGCATAGTATCTGTACCAGATCAGGGGATTTGTGGATGAAGGGAGAGATTAAGGCAAATATTTGGGTAAACCGAACTGATGCACGGGGGGCGTATAATCAGAATACCAGATTTACTGATAGGAATTCAGGGGTAAGGAGAATTCATGAATTTTCCGGACATATGCAGAGAGTATGCAGCAGATTTCGCAGGATGGTATCATGAATACCAATCCCTCCCGGTTTACTATCTGTCTGATCAGTATCTGCCTTGCTCTTCTCCTGGGCGATTGTGCATCAGGCTCCGGGATCTCTCTTGAACCAGGTCATACCGGTTCTGATTACTCCTTTTCCGGAGATTATTCCCACGGTCAGATTTCCGTAACCGGATCGGGTACATATTATCTCACCGATAATCTGACTGCTTCTTCATCAGAGTATGCAATACAGGTCAATACTTCTGATATTACACTGGTTGGAAATGGAAAATCGGTGAATGGGACCGGAGGTAATGGGATTACCAGTACCTCTGATGGTACTAACACCACAATAACTCAGTTCAGTACGATATCCGGGTTTGATAACGCCATTTATTCACAGGGTGCCGGTGGAGAAATCTCAGAAAATACCGTATCTGGTAATGGAGGTGCAATCGTTGTCAAGGGGACTGGTACCCAGGTAACCGGGAATAATGCCAGTGGGAACTCAGAGAACGGCATCTATGTGACCGGTACAAACATCCAGATCACTGAAAATATCGTCATGGATAATACCTGGTCAGGAGTCAATTCCACAGGGCAGTATAATTCCATCACCAAAAACCAGGTGAAAGATAATCAGAAGAACGGTATTGCCTGTCAGAATGATGCCCACATTACTGGAAACACAGTGACCGGTAATGGGAGAGACGGGATCCTGACCTGGGATAATGTCACGATCTCTGAAAACATTGTCAGTGACAATCAGAGATACGGCATGAAAACGATCAACAATGTAACGTTTTCGAATAATACGGTGAATAATAATCGTGAAGAGGGTATCTTTACCGGTAAATATTCGTATGTTTTTGGGAATGATATCTTCAATAACCAGGGGTATGGACTCTACGCAGGAAATTATGCCACTATTTTTAACAACAACCTCTCCACCAACGAGGGATATGGCATTTATGCAGGAAATTATGCAAATGTTTCAGACAGTATTGTGAATGGAAATCAGTGGGGAGGGGTTGTTGCAGGGAATTATGCAGGAGTTATACATAATCTTATCACCGGTAACCAGGGATCTGGTATTGATGTCTCAAATAATGCTCAGGTTATCAATAATACCGTCTCAGATAACCTTGGCAGCGGAATTTTTTCCTTACATGGGGCAGAGATTCATCGCAATATGCTTACCAGCAACTACGATTGTGGTATCAACGGCTGGGGTACAGCAAATATTACTGATAATATGATACAGGATAGCAGGTATGGCCTTTTCCTGCCAGATAACAGTGTTAACGTACACGTTACAGGAAATACCATATCAGGATCCACTGATACAGGAATTTATATCGATGGTGGTGGCTGGAACGTAGGATCCGGATATATCTACAACAACAATCTCCTAAATACTGTTTCAGCTGGAGGAACAGGGCACCTGTCATATTTCACCTGGACCAATCCACAAGGTCCACAGCCAGGAACAAATGTCAGAGGAGGGCCGTATGTCGCTGGTAACTACTGGGGTAACCAGGAAGGGACCGGCTGGTCAGATCTCCAGGAACCACATGTATCAGGGTATTCATCTCTCCCATATGAGATTGTCAGGGAATCCGGAGTGTATGACACGGCACCACTCGTCAGATCATGTAGCACCATCTCCTCAACCAATGATGAATGGACGAATACGTATCCACATGGAAATATATCGTATCTGCATCTCTCGAACGTAACATATATCCCTCAGGCCAAACCGGGTGCCGATCTCCTGAATGTCTCGGTAGACAACAAACCGGTCGGACCGGTGAGCAACTGGACATTTAAGAATATCATGTCTGACCACTCCATCTCCTCATCTGGACAACCGACACCGGGACAGGTGCATGCCTTCTTTGCGCTGAACACGACATGGGGATCAGCTCCGCTCACGGTAGCGTTTACCAACCAGTCACTCGGCAGTCCGAACTCGTTTTACTGGAATTTCGGCGATGGATCCACCTCAACAGTCCGGGATCCGGTTCACACATATACCATTCCGGGAGTGTATTCAGTCTCTCTCAAAGCATTGAACAACCAGACCGGGGGAGTTGTGATGCTCAATAGCGCAGTGACGGTGACTGCCGGAGTTGTTCCCTCTCCAACTCCGACACCGGTACCGGCAGAGATCACTGCTGCATTCTCGGCAGACCGGACGACAGGGGCTGCTCCCCTGCAGGTTCAATTCACCGATCACTCAACTGGTCACCCGACATCCTGGATATGGGATCTCGGGGATGGGAACACATCGAGATTGCAGAATGTGACCCATGTTTACTCATCCAAGGGATCTTTTTCGGTCTCACTCACGGCACAGAATGATATCTCAACAGGAACCCTCATGAAAAAAGAGTATATCATCATCACCTGACCTGCACCTGATTTCTCCTACTTTTATTCAGTATCAATTTTATCAGAAATTTACCGGAGAATTATTTGCGAAGGTCTCCGGGATGATTAATCAGGCGGTACCCCGGATTTCATATGAAGGATCAGAATGGTAATATCAGTTCAACCCGGCTTGACCGGTTCTTTCGGTGTTTTCTTGTATATCTTGTACAACGTGCCACAAAAGGAGACAGACGAGGGGAAAGGCATGGTAATCATACAATCTGTATGCTCTTTCACATAGGAGTTCATGCACCTGACTCAAATGGTTAGGGGCCGTAAAAGATTAACTCGTACTCCACGAATTTCAAATTTTGTTGGGTCTCTCATTTTTTCTAATTCAACCGATGAAATCAAAATAAAATTGTTCCGATGTATGAGTAATTGTCGTACATCTCCTTATCGAAGTATACCAACATTCGGGCGGGAAAATATGCGTATGGGCGGGAGAAATAAACCGCAAGATCTCACCCCAATACTAAACGAATAAACTTGCAGACCCGGATACCGGGTATAGGCGGGAGAGCGGTAATTTCTGACAGACACAAGGAATCATGAATAGAACAAATGAATACTCTCTGTACAGATCTTCCCGCCCACTCACAGAAAAATCCGCCGTTCTCCAGATGCCAATTCATCAAATATCATAGGCATGTTCATCCACAAATACAGAAATGAGAATATTCCTGGTACCATCCCGGGATACAATATCATGATTCTATTGGAATCACAACAGGGAGGCCATTATGAGAGAGAATGTCAACCCTGATACCATATACATCTTCAATAATTTCACAGCAAATACTTGTGCGGTCGCATGAATGAGCAATTCTTCCGTTTTTCATAAGAACAAATCGATCTGCAAACCGAAGAGCCAGGTTGAGATCATGCATAGTCATCACGGTGGACAGATGTCTCATGTCAACAATACTACGGATAACACGTAAGATTTCGATCTGCCTGCAGAGATCGAGAGCACTTGTAGGTTCATCAAGAAGCAAAAGAGAAGGTTCCTGAACTATTGCACGACATAGGCAGACACGCTGAAATTCCCCCCCTGATATTTCATCTACATACCGGAGTTGTAACCTCTCAAGATCAAATAACCGGATGATTGTCTCCACCCGTACATAATCATCTTCAGATACTGTCCACCTGATGTGTGGCTTTCTGCCAAGCAGAATTGAGTCATATACCGTCATTCGGGAGGTTTCATTACGCTGTGGAACATATCCGATTCTTTTTGCAATATCATTTACATTCATATCACAGAGATCTTTATCTTCAAGTGTAACAATTCCCGAACGAGGCTGTAGAATCCGGTTCATACATCTGAGAAGAGTTGATTTTCCAACACCATTTGGACCAAGTACAGCCAATATCTCCCCAGGATGGACGTTTACACAAATATTATCAAGAATATCTGTAGCCTGGTATTGAAATGAAACACCATTGACATCAAGAAGGATAGAATGGGGATCGTGTACCGGTTCTTTTCCTGAATAAGATGAAGAGATATCTGACTGAAACCCACATCCCACTTTCATCTTTTCCTCCGCATGATAAGATACAAGAAAAGAGGAGCACCGAGAAAAGCAGTAATTATTGATACAGGAAGAACTCGTGGTGAGATGAACATTCGTGCAACTGTATCTGATGCGAGGAGGAGCACAGAGCCGCATACACAACTTGCAGGAATTAAAAAGCGATGATCGTCTCCAATTATCCTTCTCACCATATGAGGACAGACCAGACCCACAAATCCGATAATCCCGAGAAAAGCTACCATAACAGAACTCATAAGAGAGGCTGATATCATACCTAAAATCCGGATACGCTCTACAGGAACTCCTAAACCCTTTGCTGTTTCTTCACCAGCATCAATTGCATTAAAATCCCATCGATGTGAAATGAGGTATCCACTACATACCACTGTAATCAGAGTGATAAGCCCAAGTTCCTGCCAGTTTGATCGTGATACATCCCCAAATTGCCAGAAGACAATTGATGCAAGTCTAGTGTCATCAACAAAATATTGAACAGCCATAAGTCCAGCACTACACAGAGAGGTTATGGCTATTCCGGCCAGAATCATCGTTTCCGGCGTGGTAGAACGTAATCTGCTGATGCCAAGGATCAAGCCGGTACTTATGAGGGAAAAACTGAATGCACAGATGGTGGTAAGATAGGGGTTATTAACGACTACTGCATCAGCCATTGTATACCCACTCGTTCCTGCATCAAAGAGGAGAATCCCTATAGCAGCTCCAAATGCTGCAGAACTGGAAAGTCCTAATGTAAACGGGGAAGCAAGC
This window encodes:
- a CDS encoding right-handed parallel beta-helix repeat-containing protein, coding for MQQISQDGIMNTNPSRFTICLISICLALLLGDCASGSGISLEPGHTGSDYSFSGDYSHGQISVTGSGTYYLTDNLTASSSEYAIQVNTSDITLVGNGKSVNGTGGNGITSTSDGTNTTITQFSTISGFDNAIYSQGAGGEISENTVSGNGGAIVVKGTGTQVTGNNASGNSENGIYVTGTNIQITENIVMDNTWSGVNSTGQYNSITKNQVKDNQKNGIACQNDAHITGNTVTGNGRDGILTWDNVTISENIVSDNQRYGMKTINNVTFSNNTVNNNREEGIFTGKYSYVFGNDIFNNQGYGLYAGNYATIFNNNLSTNEGYGIYAGNYANVSDSIVNGNQWGGVVAGNYAGVIHNLITGNQGSGIDVSNNAQVINNTVSDNLGSGIFSLHGAEIHRNMLTSNYDCGINGWGTANITDNMIQDSRYGLFLPDNSVNVHVTGNTISGSTDTGIYIDGGGWNVGSGYIYNNNLLNTVSAGGTGHLSYFTWTNPQGPQPGTNVRGGPYVAGNYWGNQEGTGWSDLQEPHVSGYSSLPYEIVRESGVYDTAPLVRSCSTISSTNDEWTNTYPHGNISYLHLSNVTYIPQAKPGADLLNVSVDNKPVGPVSNWTFKNIMSDHSISSSGQPTPGQVHAFFALNTTWGSAPLTVAFTNQSLGSPNSFYWNFGDGSTSTVRDPVHTYTIPGVYSVSLKALNNQTGGVVMLNSAVTVTAGVVPSPTPTPVPAEITAAFSADRTTGAAPLQVQFTDHSTGHPTSWIWDLGDGNTSRLQNVTHVYSSKGSFSVSLTAQNDISTGTLMKKEYIIIT
- a CDS encoding ABC transporter ATP-binding protein, giving the protein MKVGCGFQSDISSSYSGKEPVHDPHSILLDVNGVSFQYQATDILDNICVNVHPGEILAVLGPNGVGKSTLLRCMNRILQPRSGIVTLEDKDLCDMNVNDIAKRIGYVPQRNETSRMTVYDSILLGRKPHIRWTVSEDDYVRVETIIRLFDLERLQLRYVDEISGGEFQRVCLCRAIVQEPSLLLLDEPTSALDLCRQIEILRVIRSIVDMRHLSTVMTMHDLNLALRFADRFVLMKNGRIAHSCDRTSICCEIIEDVYGIRVDILSHNGLPVVIPIES
- a CDS encoding iron ABC transporter permease yields the protein MFLIHDRKRHYRSYILFKTLVIFIGIISVIVLFFISVSVGAVCIPIPDIITTLINGGGSTLYERIIWNIRIPQALTAVVTGAGLAIAGVAMQSVLRNPLASPFTLGLSSSAAFGAAIGILLFDAGTSGYTMADAVVVNNPYLTTICAFSFSLISTGLILGISRLRSTTPETMILAGIAITSLCSAGLMAVQYFVDDTRLASIVFWQFGDVSRSNWQELGLITLITVVCSGYLISHRWDFNAIDAGEETAKGLGVPVERIRILGMISASLMSSVMVAFLGIIGFVGLVCPHMVRRIIGDDHRFLIPASCVCGSVLLLASDTVARMFISPRVLPVSIITAFLGAPLFLYLIMRRKR